A stretch of the Littorina saxatilis isolate snail1 unplaced genomic scaffold, US_GU_Lsax_2.0 scaffold_3114, whole genome shotgun sequence genome encodes the following:
- the LOC138955114 gene encoding very low-density lipoprotein receptor-like, producing the protein MDRCDGNDDCGDSTDEQNCACPKANQWRCNNEQCIWNDWRCDGEIQCADGSDEERCERWKCSPTWWKCKNNRCIWKPDRCNGVDDCGDGSDEDNCEHRICPTGRWKCSNNRCISKSIRCNGHDDCGDGSDEKQCDVSDRGQVSVGPPFLTSKEPFTLTCNATDLDPPLEYTWSGVTCDKQEPGNTCTFTPDLEADDMRNVTCTAVSTKSGIRISETVQLISA; encoded by the exons ATGGATCGCTGTGATGGGAATGACGACTGTGGGGATTCCACTGATGAGCAAAACTGTG CATGTCCAAAAGCAAATCAATGGAGATGCAATAACGAACAATGCATTTGGAACGACTGGCGTTGTGATGGCGAGATCCAGTGTGCTGATGGGAGTGACGAGGAGCGTTGTG AGAGATGGAAGTGTTCGCCCACCTGGTggaaatgtaaaaacaaccgATGCATCTGGAAGCCAGATCGCTGTAACGGAGTTGACGACTGTGGGGACGGTAGTGACGAGGACAATTGTG AGCACAGGATTTGCCCAACTGGCAGGTGGAAGTGCAGCAACAACCGCTGTATCTCGAAATCCATCCGGTGCAATGGTCACGACGATTGTGGTGATGGCAGTGACGAGAAACAGTGTG ATGTCAGTGACAGAGGACAGGTGAGTGTGGGTCCGCCATTCCTCACCAGCAAGGAGCCTTTTACCCTGACGTGCAACGCCACTGACCTCGACCCCCCTCTGGAGTACACGTGGAGCGGTGTGACTTGTGACAAGCAAGAACCTGGCAACACGTGCACCTTTACACCAGACCTAGAAGCTGATGACATGAGAAACGTGACCTGTACAGCAGTATCAACGAAATCAGGAATCAGGATTTCTGAAACAGTGCAACTCATCTCCGCTT